From one Bacillus sp. FJAT-42376 genomic stretch:
- the fabL gene encoding enoyl-[acyl-carrier-protein] reductase FabL, which yields MTQNRVALVTGSSRGIGKAIALSLAKQGYDIVINYARSKQAALETAEEIEKLGVKTLVVKANVGKVEKIKELFEQIDLAFGRLDVFINNAASGVQRPIMELQENHWDWTMDINSKALLFCAQEAAKRMGDNGGKIVSISSLGSIRVLDNYTVVGVSKAALEALTRYLAVELASKGIVVNAVSGGAVDTEALKHFPNREELLQDAISKTPAGRMVEIEDIVSAVDFLVSDQSWMIRGQTLIVDGGRSLLV from the coding sequence ATGACACAAAATCGAGTCGCTTTAGTAACAGGCAGCAGCAGAGGAATAGGAAAGGCGATTGCTTTAAGTTTGGCGAAGCAGGGCTATGATATTGTTATCAACTATGCGAGAAGCAAGCAGGCTGCGCTTGAAACGGCAGAAGAAATTGAGAAGCTGGGTGTGAAAACCCTTGTGGTAAAAGCAAATGTAGGGAAAGTGGAAAAAATCAAAGAGCTTTTTGAACAGATTGATTTAGCGTTTGGACGTTTGGATGTGTTTATCAATAATGCCGCTTCCGGTGTGCAGCGTCCGATTATGGAGCTGCAGGAGAATCATTGGGATTGGACAATGGATATCAATAGTAAAGCGCTGCTTTTTTGCGCTCAGGAAGCTGCGAAGCGTATGGGGGATAATGGAGGGAAAATTGTGAGCATCAGTTCGCTTGGTTCCATCCGTGTTCTTGACAACTATACTGTAGTGGGGGTTTCCAAGGCGGCACTTGAGGCGCTGACCCGTTATTTGGCGGTGGAGCTTGCATCAAAAGGAATCGTTGTGAATGCCGTTTCCGGCGGTGCGGTTGATACAGAGGCGCTTAAGCATTTTCCGAACAGGGAGGAACTTTTGCAGGATGCGATTTCCAAAACGCCTGCCGGCCGGATGGTGGAAATTGAGGATATCGTCAGCGCTGTTGATTTCCTTGTTTCCGATCAGTCTTGGATGATTCGCGGTCAGACGCTTATTGTAGACGGAGGCCGTTCTTTGCTCGTTTAA
- a CDS encoding gamma-type small acid-soluble spore protein: MANNNQNQAGKTTSGTNVQHVKQQNQQAAQGQYGTEYASETDAQHVKKYNQQAEANKSKNS; the protein is encoded by the coding sequence ATGGCAAACAACAACCAAAACCAAGCTGGTAAAACAACTTCTGGAACTAACGTTCAACACGTTAAGCAACAGAACCAACAAGCAGCACAAGGACAATACGGTACTGAGTACGCTTCTGAGACAGACGCTCAGCACGTGAAAAAGTACAACCAGCAAGCTGAAGCAAACAAATCTAAAAACAGCTAA